The Kluyvera intermedia genome window below encodes:
- the yejM gene encoding LPS biosynthesis-modulating metalloenzyme YejM yields MVTHRQPYREKVSQMVSWGHWFALFNMLLAMVLGSRYLFVADWPTTLAGRVYSYISLVGHFSFLVFSTYLLILFPLTFIVMSQRLMRFLSAILATVGMTLLLIDSEVFTRFHLHLNPVVWQLVINPDQNEMARDWQLMFISVPVILLVEMLFATWSWQKLRSLTRRRHYARPVAWFFSASFVASHVMYIWADANFYRPVTMQRANLPLSYPMTARRFLEKHGLLDAQDYQRRLIEQGDPEAVTVQYPLSDLRYRDMGTGKNVLLITVDGLNYSRYEQQMPTLAQFASENVNFTQHMSSGNTADNGIFGLFYGVSPSYMDGVLAARIPAALISALNQQGYQLGLFSSDGFTSPIYRQALLSDFSLPPSKSQNDAQTARQWVNWLKNNAQDENRWFSWVSFNGTTLNNAELSDKQYARAAADVDAQISRVLDALRASGKLNDTVVIITAGHGVALNSQNSSFSWSRPQLQVPLVIHWPGTPAQRIDLLTDHKDIMTTLMQRLLHVSTPAYEYSQGQDLFSANRRHNWVTAADNSALAITTPTVTVVLDHNGHYKTWTAEGEKEREPKPQLSLLLQVLTEEKRFIAN; encoded by the coding sequence ATGGTGACTCATCGTCAGCCTTACCGAGAAAAAGTCTCCCAGATGGTTAGCTGGGGGCACTGGTTCGCCCTGTTCAACATGCTGTTGGCCATGGTGCTCGGTAGTCGCTATCTTTTTGTCGCCGACTGGCCGACGACGCTTGCGGGACGCGTTTACTCCTACATTAGCCTTGTCGGGCATTTCAGCTTCCTGGTGTTTTCCACCTATCTGCTGATTCTGTTCCCCCTGACTTTTATCGTCATGTCCCAGCGCTTGATGCGCTTCTTGTCTGCCATACTGGCGACAGTGGGCATGACGTTGCTGCTTATCGACAGCGAAGTCTTCACCCGTTTCCACTTACACCTCAATCCGGTGGTGTGGCAACTGGTGATAAACCCCGATCAAAATGAGATGGCCCGCGACTGGCAGCTGATGTTTATTAGCGTGCCGGTTATCCTCCTCGTGGAGATGCTGTTCGCCACCTGGAGCTGGCAGAAGCTGCGCAGTCTGACGCGTCGTCGCCACTACGCGCGGCCTGTCGCCTGGTTCTTCTCCGCCTCATTTGTCGCCTCGCACGTGATGTATATCTGGGCAGATGCCAATTTCTATCGTCCTGTAACCATGCAGCGCGCTAACTTGCCGCTTTCCTACCCGATGACGGCTCGACGCTTTCTTGAGAAACACGGCTTGCTTGATGCGCAGGATTATCAGCGACGTCTTATCGAGCAAGGCGATCCGGAAGCCGTCACCGTACAGTATCCGTTAAGCGATCTGCGCTACCGCGATATGGGGACGGGGAAAAATGTCCTGCTGATTACCGTTGATGGGCTGAACTACTCGCGCTATGAGCAGCAGATGCCAACGCTTGCACAATTCGCGAGTGAAAACGTCAACTTTACCCAGCATATGAGTTCCGGTAACACCGCAGATAACGGCATCTTTGGCCTGTTTTACGGTGTTTCTCCAAGTTATATGGATGGCGTGCTTGCAGCACGTATTCCAGCAGCACTGATCAGTGCGCTTAATCAGCAAGGTTACCAGTTGGGGCTGTTCTCTTCTGATGGCTTCACTAGCCCAATTTATCGCCAGGCTCTGCTATCTGATTTCTCTTTGCCACCGAGCAAGTCGCAAAACGATGCGCAGACCGCAAGGCAGTGGGTGAACTGGCTTAAAAATAATGCGCAGGATGAAAACCGTTGGTTCTCTTGGGTGTCCTTTAACGGCACAACGCTCAATAATGCCGAACTGAGCGACAAGCAGTACGCCCGTGCCGCAGCAGATGTTGATGCGCAGATTTCTCGCGTGCTGGATGCGCTGCGCGCGTCCGGTAAGCTCAACGATACGGTGGTCATTATTACTGCCGGTCACGGCGTGGCGTTGAATAGCCAAAACAGCAGCTTTAGCTGGTCACGTCCACAATTGCAGGTTCCACTGGTTATCCATTGGCCAGGCACGCCAGCCCAGCGGATCGACCTGTTGACCGATCATAAAGATATTATGACCACGCTGATGCAACGCCTGCTGCATGTCAGTACGCCAGCATATGAGTATTCACAAGGGCAGGACTTGTTTAGCGCCAATCGCCGCCATAACTGGGTGACGGCTGCAGATAACAGCGCGCTGGCGATTACCACGCCAACCGTGACCGTGGTCCTTGATCACAACGGTCACTACAAAACGTGGACCGCTGAAGGCGAGAAAGAGCGTGAGCCAAAACCACAGCTTAGCTTGCTGCTACAAGTGCTGACCGAGGAAAAACGGTTTATCGCTAACTGA
- a CDS encoding YejL family protein, translated as MPQQSRYSDEHVEQLLSELANVLEEHKTPTDLSLMVLGNMVTNLINSSVAPAQRQAIARSFAQALQSSINSDPAH; from the coding sequence ATGCCACAACAATCCCGCTATAGTGATGAACACGTTGAACAGCTGCTGAGCGAGCTCGCCAACGTACTGGAAGAACATAAGACTCCAACCGACCTGTCGTTGATGGTGCTGGGGAATATGGTCACCAATCTGATTAACAGCAGCGTGGCTCCGGCTCAACGCCAGGCTATCGCGCGCTCTTTTGCCCAGGCGCTGCAATCTTCTATTAACAGCGATCCTGCGCACTAA